The Streptomyces vinaceus genome contains the following window.
GAGCACGAAGCCGTACTCGTCGCGCTCGACCACGCCCGACAGCCAGTCCGTGTGCGGGCGGGCGCCGATGAAGGTGAACATGAACCGGGCCGGGACCCGCGTGTCCTCACCCGTCGTCGCGTCGTGCAGGGTCAGCTCCTCCAGGTGCTCCTCGCCGTCCAGCCTGACCACCGTCGTACGGACCTTGACCTCGATGTTCGGGGTGCGGTCGATCTCGTCGATCAGGTAGCGGGACATGCTCGCGTCCAGGGATTCGGCGCGGACCAGGATGGTCACCCGGGCCGCGTACTTGGCGAAGTGCACCGCCGCCTGACCGGCCGAGTTGGCGCCGCCCACGATGAACACGTGCTGCGAGATGCACGCCGAGCTCTCCGTCGTCGCCGCGCCGTAGTAGAGCCCCGCACCCTCGAAGCGGTCCGCGCCCGGGGCCTCCAGCCGGTTGTACGAGACCCCCGTGGCCAGCAGCACCGTCTCGGCGCTGATCTCCGTACCGTCGGCCAGCGTCAGGATCTTCGCCGGGTCGTCCCGGGTCAGCGACACCACCTCCACCGGGTGCAGGATCTCGGCGCCGAAGCGGGAGGCCTGGATGGTGGCGCGGCGGGTCAGGTCCCCGCCGGAGAGGCCCGACGGGAAGCCCAGGTAGTTCTCGATCAGGCTGGAGGTGCCGGCCTGGCCGCCCGGGGCGCGGGAGTCCAGCATCAGCGTCGACAGCCCTTCCGAGGCCGAGTAGACCCCGGCCGCCAGGCCCGCGGGGCCGGCGCCGACGATGACGCACTCGTAGTGCGGGCGCGAGGCGGTGGTGGCCAGCCCCAGGCGCTGGGCGAGCTCGGTGTCGGACGGCGCGGAGAGCACCGCCCCGTCCGGGAAGCGGACCAGGGGCAGCGCCGCGCCGGGCTGGGCGGCGATCAGGGTCAGCGCCTCGGGATCCCGTTCGACGTTCAGGAAGCGGAACGGCTGGCCGTTGCGGGTGAAGAAGTCCCGGACGGCGTGCGTGCCGGGGGAGACGAGGTGTCCGGCGACGATGATCCCGTCGTACGCGGGGCGGTAGGTGGCCAGCCAGTCGGAGAGCAGGTCGTCCAGGACCGGGAAGAGCCGCTCGTGCGGGGGGTCCCACGGTTTGAGCAGGTAGTAGTCCAGCCGGACCCGGTTGATGGCGGTGATCGCCGCGTCGGTCTCCGCGTACGCCGTGAGCAGCACGCGGCGGGCGTCCGGGAAGCGGCTGACGGCTTCCAGCAGGAACTCCACGCCGGTCACGTCGGGCATCCGCTGGTCCACCAGGAACAGCGCCGGGTCGTGGCCGCGTTCGTCGAGGGAGTCCAGGATCTTGAGGGCGTCGGCGGCGGAGGACGCGCCGAGCACCCGGTAGCGGTCGCCGTACGCGCTGCGCAGGTCGCGGCGGACGGCCCGCAGCACCTGCGGATCGTCGTCCACGGCCAGGATGACCGGCTTCCTGCTCTCGGCCCGCTCCGCCGCGGCCCCGTGGGCGGCGGCGGTGGCGGTGGCGGTGGCCGTGGCGCTCTCCGGGGCCGCGCTCATGCCGCGTCCAGCATCAGCTTGTCGGCGTAGCACCAGGCCCATGTCTCGCCGGGCTCGTGCGAGGCCGCGATGGGGTGCTCGGTGGAGCGGTAGTGCTTGGTGGCGTGCCGGTTCTTGGAGGAGTCGCAGCATCCGACGTGCCCGCAGCTGAGGCACATCCTCAGGTGGACCCAGCTGTCGCCGAGAACGAGGCACTCCTCGCAGCCCTCGGTGCCTGGTTTCACCGGACGTATCTGATCGATGTGTGTGCACAACAGGTCCGTCGTCATCGTCCCCGTCCCTCTCCTCGATCCTTCGCGCACCCGTGATTCACGGCGCGTCCAGACCATAGGGCGGCGCCCCCGTAATGGTTCAGTGATTCGGCCGAGGTCATGAAGTCTCGCGGCTACTTCATGACCTCCCGGAGCGACTACCTGAAGTGCCCCTGCGACCTGCCCCCCCACCTCATGAAGTCGCATACGGGCGCTTTGACGCAGCCCTCGGGCACAAGCAGTGTGGGTCACGCCAACGACAACAGGCGGCGCCTGGAGGAATCCGTGAGCAGAAAGATTCTGGTCATTGTCTCCGAACACGGTTACTGGGCCGAAGAACTGATAGGCCCCGTATCGAAGTTCGACGAGCGGGGCTACGAAGTCGTATTCGCCACGCCGACCGGAAAGCGTCCGCACGCTCTTCCGCCGAGCCTCGACGCGAACTTCATCGACCCTCCACTGGGACGCTCGGTCACCACCGAGGAGAACGCCCGGCTGGGGCGGGAGTTCGAGCAGTCGAGCCGGCTGGACACGCCGCTCGACATCGAGGCGTGGGCACCCGAGCGCCCGTACACGAGCGACGAGGGCTACCTGCGCAAGCTGGAGCAGTACCACCGCGATCTGGAGAAGCTGGAAGCCGAGATCGCCGGCTACGACGCCCTCCTGATCGTCGGCGGCAGCGGCCCCATCGTCGACCTCGCCAACAACGAGCGCGTCCACGCGCTGATCCTGGCCTTCAAGAACGCCGGCAAGGTCGTGGCCGCCGAGTGCTACGGCGTCGCCTGCCTGGCCTTCGCCCGCGACTGGGGCGACCGCAAGAGCATCATCTGGGGCAAGCACGTGACCGGCCACTGCAAGGAGTACGACTACAAGGACGGCACCGGATTCCTCGGTACCGACTTCAACATGGGCCCGCCGCCTTACCCGCTGGAGTACATCCTGCGCGATGCCACCGGGCCGCGCGGCGCGTATCACGGGAATTTCGGTCACCCGCTTTCGGTGATCGTCGACTACCCGTTCGTGACCGGCCGTTCCACCCCCGATTCATATCTGACGGGGCAGAAGATCGTGGAAGTCCTGGAGGACGGTCTCACCCGTTACGGGTGGTAGGGGGAATCATGGAAGCCACTCCCGGACGGGAAAGGCTGATCGAGCAGTTCAAGGCCGACGGCCTGAATGTGATGTTCGGAAATCCGGGGACGGTGGAACAGGGATTCCTCGACGCGGTGGACGCGGCGGAGGACTTCCACTACGTCCTCGCCCTCCAGGAGACCGTGGCCGCCGGCATCGCCGACGGCTACGCCCGGGCCACCGGCGGCGCGGCCCTGCTCCAGCTGCACTCCGGGGTCGGGCTGGGCAACGGCATCGGGATGATGTACCAGTCGCTGCGCGGCCACACCCCGCTCGTCGTGGTCGCCGGCGACGCCGGGGTCCGCTACGACGCCATGGACGCGCAGATGGCGTCCGACCTGGTGGCGATGGCGAAGCCGGTGACGAAGTACGCGACCCGGGTCACCGACCGGCACTCCGTACTGCGCACCGTCCGGCGGGCGGTCAAGATCGCCCTGACCCCGCCGCGCGGACCGGTGTTCGTGGCGCTGCCCATGGACGTACTGGACGAGCTGAACTCCGAGCCCGTCCTGCCCACCCGGGTGCCGCTCACGGACGTGGCGCCCTCGCCGGCCTCGGTGGGGCGGGCGGCGGAGCTGCTCGCCTCCGCGGAGCGGCCCGTGGTCCTCGTCGGGGACGGGGTCTCGCTCTCCGGGGCCCAGCGCGAACTCGTCGCCGTCGCCGAGCTGCTGGGCGCCGACGTGTACGAGGTGGACTCCTCCGAGGTGAACATCGCGGCCTCGCACCCGCTGCGGCGCGGCCAGAGCGGCCACATGTTCGGCCCGCACAGCAAGGAGCTCGTCGCCGGCGCCGACGGGGTGCTGATCGTCGGCACCTACGTCTTCCCGGAGGTCTTCCCCGAGCTGGAGAGCCCCTTCCGGGCCGGCGCCAAGGTCGTCCACATCGACCTGAACGCGTACGAGATCGCCAAGAACCACCCGGTGGACCTCGGCCTCGCCGCCGACCCCAAGCAGGCGCTGCGCGCGCTGGCCGGCGTACTGGAACGGCTGCTGAGCCCGCAGCGGCGGGCGGCCGCGGCCTCCCGGCTCGACGCCCGCACCCGGGAGCGGGCGCTGTCCGCCCGGGGCGCGGACAGCGAGCAGGACGGCACGCCGATGGCCGTCTTCCTGCGGACCCTGGCCGAGCGCACCGGCGGGGACCTGATCGTCTTCGACGAGGCGCTGACCACCTCGCCGCTGGTCACCCGGTACCTGCCGCCGGAGCGCCCGGGCGACTACCACCTCACCCGGGGCGGCTCGCTCGGCGTGGGCCTCCCGGGGGCGGTCGGCGCCAAGCTGGCCCGCCCGGAGCGGCTGGTCGTCGGCTTCGCGGGCGACGGCGGGTCGATGTACACGTACCAGGCGCTGTGGACGGCGGTCCGGCACGGCATCGACGCCAAGTTCGTGGTCTGCAACAACCGCAAGTACCGGCTGCTGGACGACAACATCGCCCAGTACTGGCGGGAGCGGGACATCCCGGAGCACGGCTTCCCGGGCTCCTTCGACCTCTCCCACCCCGAGATCGACTTCGCCGGCCTGGCGCGGGCGCTCGGCGCCGAGGGGATGCGGGTGGAGAAGCCGGACGAGGCGGTCGCCGCCGTCGGCCGGATGCTGGAGCACCCCGGACCGTTCCTGGTCGACGTACAGATCTGATCCACCGCCGCGGCCGCCGCGGCGCACCGCCGCACCGCGCCGCGCCGTCGCGGCCCACCGCACCGCACACCACCACGGACAGGAGGAGACCGCATGCCCGCCGAGCGGCTGACCGAGGACGCGATCCGCACCTTCGCGGAGAACTGGTACGTGGCCCTGGACCAGCACCTTCCCTTGGACCAGGTGCTCCCCCTCATCACCCCGGACCTGGAGTTCAAGGTCCCCGAGGACACCTTCCTCGGACACCAGGGCTTCGGCCGCTGGTACGAGGCGGTCACGCACCGCTTCTTCGACGAGGTCCACACCGTCACGAAGGTGGAGCCCGTCATCGAGGGCGACCGCGCCGTCGTGCGGGTCCTGGTCAACTGGCAGGCCAAGATCTGGGACCCGCCGGCCGCCCGCAGCGAGTGGCTCGGCTTCGACGCCGACCAGACCTGGACGGTCGTGGCCGGTCCCGACGGACCGCTGATCAAGCAGTACACCGTCAACGACCTGGCCCCGATGCCCGGTTCCGGCTCGCTCTGAGCCGGCGCGGGCGGGGGAAGGAGAAGCGACGATGACCGAAGTGACACGGGAACGGGTCGAGGCGGCGTACGCGGCCCTCGGCTCCGGCGACCGGGCCCGCATCCTGGAGTACTACTCCGAGGACCTGCGCTGGCTGGTGCCGGGAAGCCACCCGCTGGCCGGCTGGTACGAGAGCCTGGACGCCTTCCTGGAGCTGATGGGGCAGACCCACAAGCTCACGGGCGGCACCTTCCGGATGGACATCCAGGCGGTCCTCGTCGGAGAGGACTGCAGCGCCGACGTCTGCCGCAACGTCGCCCTGCGCGACGGCGCCGACCAGGCCAGCCAGTCCCCGTACGAGCGGATGGACTACCCCGTCTTCCACTTCATGCGGTGGCGGGAGGGCCGGATCATCGAGGGCCGCGACGGGCTCTTCGGGGACTCGGCGACCGCCTTCAGCCAGTTCTGGGCGCCGTTCGCGCCCGACGGAACCCGCCGCGACCGATAGGGGGAGGAGCGCTGTGGACGCACGACAGATCCTTGAGAAGTACTACGAGTACGCCAACGCCGGCGACTGGGACCGCTGGTGCGACCTGTTCGCCGAGGACCAGGTCATGGACGAGCAGCTCGCCGGACACATCGAGGGCCTGGAGGTCCTGCGCTCGATGATGAAGGGCATGGGGACGATGTACCGGGTCTTCCGCAACGAGCCCGTGCACTTCCTCGTCGACGGGGAGAAGGCCGCGGCCGTCTCCCACCTCAGCGCTGTCAGCCCCGCGGGCGAGACGATCGAGGCCGAGGTCATGAACTTCTTCCGGATCGTGGACGGAAAGATCGCGTACATGGCGAACTACCACGACACCGTCCCCTTCCAGGTGCTGGGCCAGGGCTGAGGGGGGCCGACTCGTGGGAAACGCCGAGAGAGAAGAGTACGACTACGTCATCGTGGGATCCGGCACCGCGGGCAGCGTCCTCGCGAACCGGCTCTCGCAGGACCCGGACGTCTCCGTCCTGGTCCTGGAGGCGGGCGGCAACCGCATCCCGCCCGAGGTGGACGACCCGTCCTCCTGGTACAAACTGCTCGGCGGACCCGTCGACTGGGGCTACACCAGCGTCCCGCAGCCCGGGCTCGACGGCCGCCGTACGTACGAACCGCGCGGCAAGGCCCCCGGCGGCAGCAGCAACCTGTACATCATGATGCACATCCGGGGCCACGCCTCGGACTTCGACAACTGGGCCTACCAGGGCGCCGCCGGCTGGGGGTACGAGGACGTCCTGCCGTACTTCGCCCTCCTGGAGGGCCAGGAGGACGCCACCGCGCCCACCACCGGCACCCGCGGCCCGCAGCGCATCACCAACGCCGGGCAGCACGGCCCCAACCCGGTCTCCCGCGCCTTCATCGACGCGGCCGTGGAGCTCGGCCACCAGGAGATCGCCGACTTCAACACCGACGGACCCCGGCGCGGCCTCTTCGGCACCGGCTGGCACCACATCGACGTGGCCGACGGGCGCCGCCAGGGCACCCTCGCCGCCTACCTGGAGCCGGCGCTGGAGCGGTCCAACCTGACGCTGCGCACCAGCGCCCAGAGCACCCGGCTGCTCTTCGACGGCGACACCTGCACGGGCGTGGAGTACGTGCAGCTGGCCCCGGCCGCCGAGTTCCCCGGCCGGACCGTCCGCGACGGCCACAGCACCGCCGCCGAACCCGGGCTCCACTCCGTACGGGCCCGCCGCGAGGTGATCGTGGCCGCCGGGGCGATCGAGTCGCCGAAGCTGCTGCTGCTCTCCGGCATCGGCAACCCCGAGCAGCTGCGCGAGCACGGCATCGAGGCGGTCGCGGCGCTGCCCGGGGTCGGCGAGAACTTCCACAACCACGTACTGACCGGGCTGATGGCCGAGGTCACCCAGGAACTCCCGCCCCCGGCACAGAACCTGTCGGAGAGCGCTCTGTTCCTCTCCTCACAGCCCGGTCTTCCCGCGCCCGACCTGCAGATCGCCTTCGTGCACGTGCCGTTCGACGTGATCGTCGGCAAGGACCACCCGAACACGGTGAGCATCCTGCCCGGTGTCGTGCGCCCCGTCTCGCGCGGCTGGATCCGGCTCGCGAGCGCCGATCCGCTGGCCCACCCGCTGATCAACCCGAACTACCTGGGCGACCGGTGGGACCTGGAGCGGATGGTGCAGGGCATCAAGCTGGCCCGGGAGATCTTCGCGACCTCGGCCTTCTCGCCCTGGTACAAGCAGGAGCTCCAGCCCGGTCCCGGCTACGGATCCGACGAGGACCTGCGGACCTTCGCGAAGCAGAAGTCGGAGAGCTACCACCACCAGGCCGGCTCCTGCCGCATGGGCATCGACGACCTCTCCGTCGTCGACCCCGAGCTGCGGGTGCACGGCGTACGCAACCTGCGCGTCGTCGACGCCAGCGTGATGCCCGCCGTCCCGTCGGGCAACTGCCACACCGCCATCGCGATGATCGCCGAGCGCGCGGCGGACTTCCTGAGGGGGACCTCCCGTGCCTGACGCCGTACTGCGCGAGGGCGCGCTGAGCGGGACCCGGATCGCGGTCCTGGTCGAGAGCGACTTCTACGAACCCGAGATCTTCTACTACGGGCGCCGGTTCGCCGAGGAGGGCGCCGAGGTCGACTTCCTGACCCGGCTGTGGGGCAACGACTCCATCACCTTCTCCGGGCACGAGTACCGGGCGCCGTTCACCGCCGACAAGTCCCTGGAGGGGCTGAGCGACGAGGAGCTGCGCCGGTACGCGGCGATCATCGTGCCCTCGGGCATGGTGGCCGACCGGCTGCGCTACACCGAGGACGTGGACGTACTGGCGCCGGCGACGGAGCTGCTGCGCCGTGCCTTCGAGGAGCCGACGGTCCTCAAGGGGATCATCTGCCACGGCATGTGGCTGGCCGCCTCGATCCCGGACAAGA
Protein-coding sequences here:
- a CDS encoding nuclear transport factor 2 family protein; this translates as MTEVTRERVEAAYAALGSGDRARILEYYSEDLRWLVPGSHPLAGWYESLDAFLELMGQTHKLTGGTFRMDIQAVLVGEDCSADVCRNVALRDGADQASQSPYERMDYPVFHFMRWREGRIIEGRDGLFGDSATAFSQFWAPFAPDGTRRDR
- a CDS encoding nuclear transport factor 2 family protein translates to MDARQILEKYYEYANAGDWDRWCDLFAEDQVMDEQLAGHIEGLEVLRSMMKGMGTMYRVFRNEPVHFLVDGEKAAAVSHLSAVSPAGETIEAEVMNFFRIVDGKIAYMANYHDTVPFQVLGQG
- a CDS encoding DJ-1/PfpI family protein — translated: MPDAVLREGALSGTRIAVLVESDFYEPEIFYYGRRFAEEGAEVDFLTRLWGNDSITFSGHEYRAPFTADKSLEGLSDEELRRYAAIIVPSGMVADRLRYTEDVDVLAPATELLRRAFEEPTVLKGIICHGMWLAASIPDKIRGRKVVCHNNLIGDVRNMGAEYVNEDVVVDGDLVTGRTGAHHHLFARRIIELIAAGRGRGSA
- a CDS encoding nuclear transport factor 2 family protein, producing the protein MPAERLTEDAIRTFAENWYVALDQHLPLDQVLPLITPDLEFKVPEDTFLGHQGFGRWYEAVTHRFFDEVHTVTKVEPVIEGDRAVVRVLVNWQAKIWDPPAARSEWLGFDADQTWTVVAGPDGPLIKQYTVNDLAPMPGSGSL
- a CDS encoding UBP-type zinc finger domain-containing protein codes for the protein MTTDLLCTHIDQIRPVKPGTEGCEECLVLGDSWVHLRMCLSCGHVGCCDSSKNRHATKHYRSTEHPIAASHEPGETWAWCYADKLMLDAA
- a CDS encoding FAD-dependent oxidoreductase yields the protein MSAAPESATATATATAAAHGAAAERAESRKPVILAVDDDPQVLRAVRRDLRSAYGDRYRVLGASSAADALKILDSLDERGHDPALFLVDQRMPDVTGVEFLLEAVSRFPDARRVLLTAYAETDAAITAINRVRLDYYLLKPWDPPHERLFPVLDDLLSDWLATYRPAYDGIIVAGHLVSPGTHAVRDFFTRNGQPFRFLNVERDPEALTLIAAQPGAALPLVRFPDGAVLSAPSDTELAQRLGLATTASRPHYECVIVGAGPAGLAAGVYSASEGLSTLMLDSRAPGGQAGTSSLIENYLGFPSGLSGGDLTRRATIQASRFGAEILHPVEVVSLTRDDPAKILTLADGTEISAETVLLATGVSYNRLEAPGADRFEGAGLYYGAATTESSACISQHVFIVGGANSAGQAAVHFAKYAARVTILVRAESLDASMSRYLIDEIDRTPNIEVKVRTTVVRLDGEEHLEELTLHDATTGEDTRVPARFMFTFIGARPHTDWLSGVVERDEYGFVLTGSDLIANGGELPAEWSLERAPYPLETSVPGVFAAGDVRAHSVKRVASGVGEGAMAVSLIHRYRSMG
- a CDS encoding GMC family oxidoreductase, producing the protein MGNAEREEYDYVIVGSGTAGSVLANRLSQDPDVSVLVLEAGGNRIPPEVDDPSSWYKLLGGPVDWGYTSVPQPGLDGRRTYEPRGKAPGGSSNLYIMMHIRGHASDFDNWAYQGAAGWGYEDVLPYFALLEGQEDATAPTTGTRGPQRITNAGQHGPNPVSRAFIDAAVELGHQEIADFNTDGPRRGLFGTGWHHIDVADGRRQGTLAAYLEPALERSNLTLRTSAQSTRLLFDGDTCTGVEYVQLAPAAEFPGRTVRDGHSTAAEPGLHSVRARREVIVAAGAIESPKLLLLSGIGNPEQLREHGIEAVAALPGVGENFHNHVLTGLMAEVTQELPPPAQNLSESALFLSSQPGLPAPDLQIAFVHVPFDVIVGKDHPNTVSILPGVVRPVSRGWIRLASADPLAHPLINPNYLGDRWDLERMVQGIKLAREIFATSAFSPWYKQELQPGPGYGSDEDLRTFAKQKSESYHHQAGSCRMGIDDLSVVDPELRVHGVRNLRVVDASVMPAVPSGNCHTAIAMIAERAADFLRGTSRA
- a CDS encoding type 1 glutamine amidotransferase domain-containing protein — its product is MSRKILVIVSEHGYWAEELIGPVSKFDERGYEVVFATPTGKRPHALPPSLDANFIDPPLGRSVTTEENARLGREFEQSSRLDTPLDIEAWAPERPYTSDEGYLRKLEQYHRDLEKLEAEIAGYDALLIVGGSGPIVDLANNERVHALILAFKNAGKVVAAECYGVACLAFARDWGDRKSIIWGKHVTGHCKEYDYKDGTGFLGTDFNMGPPPYPLEYILRDATGPRGAYHGNFGHPLSVIVDYPFVTGRSTPDSYLTGQKIVEVLEDGLTRYGW
- a CDS encoding thiamine pyrophosphate-binding protein; the protein is MEATPGRERLIEQFKADGLNVMFGNPGTVEQGFLDAVDAAEDFHYVLALQETVAAGIADGYARATGGAALLQLHSGVGLGNGIGMMYQSLRGHTPLVVVAGDAGVRYDAMDAQMASDLVAMAKPVTKYATRVTDRHSVLRTVRRAVKIALTPPRGPVFVALPMDVLDELNSEPVLPTRVPLTDVAPSPASVGRAAELLASAERPVVLVGDGVSLSGAQRELVAVAELLGADVYEVDSSEVNIAASHPLRRGQSGHMFGPHSKELVAGADGVLIVGTYVFPEVFPELESPFRAGAKVVHIDLNAYEIAKNHPVDLGLAADPKQALRALAGVLERLLSPQRRAAAASRLDARTRERALSARGADSEQDGTPMAVFLRTLAERTGGDLIVFDEALTTSPLVTRYLPPERPGDYHLTRGGSLGVGLPGAVGAKLARPERLVVGFAGDGGSMYTYQALWTAVRHGIDAKFVVCNNRKYRLLDDNIAQYWRERDIPEHGFPGSFDLSHPEIDFAGLARALGAEGMRVEKPDEAVAAVGRMLEHPGPFLVDVQI